In the genome of Globicephala melas chromosome 7, mGloMel1.2, whole genome shotgun sequence, one region contains:
- the SCG2 gene encoding secretogranin-2, protein MAEAKTHWLGAALSLISLIFLLSEAEAASFQRNKLLQKEPDIRLENVQRFPSPEMIRALEYIEKLRQQAHKEESSLDYNPYQGVSVPLQQKENGDLPESSRDSLSEDEWMKIILEALRQAENEPPSAPKENKPYTLNSEKNFPVNMPDDYETQQWPERKLKHMRFPPTYEENSRDNPFKRTNEIVEEQYTPQSLATLESVFQELGKLMGPNNQKRERVDEEQKLYTDDEDDIYKANNIAYEDVVGGEDWNPVEEKIESQTQEEVRDSKENTEKNEQINDEMKRSGQLGLQDEDFQKESKDQLSDDVSKVIAYLKRLVNVAGSGRSQNGENGERATRLFEKPLDSQSIYQLIEISRNLQIPPEDLIDMLKTGEKPNVSVEPEQELEIPLDPEDISEVDLDHPDLFQNKMFSKNGYPKTPGRAVAEALPDGLSVEDILNLLGMENAANQKPPYFPNQYNREKVLSRLPYGPGRSKANQLPKAVWMPDVGNRQMAYEKLNDKDQELGEYLAKMLVKYPEIMNSNQVKRVPSQGSSEDDLQEENQIEQALKESLNQHSSQETDKLALVSKRLPVGSPKSDDIPNRQYLDEDLLMKVLEYLNQEKAEKGREHIAKRAMENM, encoded by the coding sequence ATGGCAGAAGCTAAGACTCACTGGCTTGGAGCAGCCCTGTCTCTCATCTCTTTAATTTTCCTCCTCTCTGAGGCTGAAGCAGCTTCATTTCAGAGAAACAAGCTGCTTCAGAAGGAACCAGATATCAGATTGGAAAACGTCCAAAGGTTTCCCAGTCCTGAAATGATCAGGGCTTTGGAGTACATAGAAAAGCTCCGACAACAAGCTCACAAAGAAGAAAGCAGCCTAGACTACAATCCCTACCAAGGTGTCTCTGTTCCCcttcagcaaaaagaaaatggTGACTTGCCAGAAAGTTCAAGGGATTCCCTGAGTGAAGATGAGTGGATGAAGATAATACTTGAAGCTTTGAGACAGGCTGAAAATGAGCCCCCGTCTGCACCAAAAGAAAACAAGCCGTATACCTTGAATTCAGAAAAGAACTTTCCAGTGAACATGCCTGATGATTATGAGACTCAACAGTGGCCGGAGAGAAAGCTCAAGCACATGAGATTCCCTCCTACATATGAAGAGAATTCCAGGGACAACCCCTTTAAACGCACAAATGAAATAGTAGAGGAACAATACACTCCTCAAAGCCTTGCTACGTTGGAATCTGTCTTCCAAGAGCTGGGGAAACTGATGGGACCAAACAACCAGAAGCGTGAGAGGGTTGACGAGGAGCAAAAACTTTACACAGATGATGAAGATGATATCTACAAGGCTAATAACATTGCCTATGAAGACGTGGTTGGGGGAGAAGATTGGAACCcagtagaggaaaaaatagagagTCAAACCCAGGAAGAGGTAAGAGACAGcaaagagaatacagaaaaaaatgaacaaatcaatGATGAAATGAAGCGTTCAGGGCAGCTGGGCCTCCAGGATGAAGATTTCCAGAAAGAGAGTAAAGACCAACTCTCAGATGATGTCTCCAAAGTAATTGCCTATCTGAAAAGGTTAGTGAATGTTGCGGGAAGTGGGAGGTCACAGAATGGGGAAAACGGGGAAAGAGCAACCAGGCTTTTTGAGAAACCACTTGATTCTCAATCTATTTATCAGCTGATTGAAATCTCAAGGAATTTACAAATACCCCCTGAAGACTTAATTGACATGCTCAAAACTGGAGAGAAGCCAAATGTATCAGTGGAACCAGAGCAGGAGCTTGAAATTCCCCTTGACCCTGAAGACATCTCAGAGGTTGACTTAGACCATCCAGATCTGTTCCAAAATAAGATGTTCTCCAAGAATGGCTACCCCAAAACACCTGGTCGTGCTGTGGCAGAGGCTCTACCAGATGGGCTCAGTGTTGAggacattttaaatcttttaggGATGGAAAATGCAGCAAATCAAAAGCCTCCATATTTTCCCAATCAGTATAACCGAGAGAAGGTTCTGTCAAGACTCCCCTATGGTCCTGGAAGGTCTAAAGCAAACCAACTTCCCAAAGCTGTCTGGATGCCAGATGTTGGAAACAGACAAATGGCATATGAAAAGCTGAATGACAAGGATCAAGAATTAGGAGAATACTTGGCCAAGATGCTAGTTAAATATCCTGAGATCATGAATTCAAACCAAGTGAAGCGAGTTCCTAGTCAAGGCTCATCTGAAGATGATCTACAGGAAGAGAACCAAATCGAGCAGGCCCTCAAAGAGAGTTTGAATCAACACAGCTCTCAGGAGACTGACAAACTGGCCTTGGTAAGCAAAAGGCTCCCTGTGGGGTCCCCGAAGAGTGACGATATCCCCAACAGACAGTACTTGGATGAAGATCTGTTAATGAAAGTGCTGGAATACCTCAAccaagaaaaggcagaaaagggaagggagCATATTGCTAAGAGAGCAATGGAAAATATGTAA